The Sediminicola sp. YIK13 genomic sequence AAAGCATCGAACTGCCCGTCTCCCTGGGCGTGCTCCTCATAGGATTCTCCTTCAATTTCAACTGCCAAAGACGTAGATGGTTGCAATCCTTTGGAATGGGTGAGAACATACGATTTTACAAATACTTTCTGTTGTAGGGACCCGCTATCCAAAACATCAGAAATAATGTATGGCAAATCCTCTTTGGTGACTCTTTCCTTTTTGTCTCCGAGCTCAATGATCCGTTGGGTTACTTTTTTAAGCTCCTCATCATTTAAGGTCAACCCCAATTCCTGCAAATTCTTTTGAATATTGGCTTTTCCTGATGTTTTTCCCAATGCGTATTTACGTTTTCTGCCAAAACGTTCTGGGAGCAGATCATTGAAATATAGGTTCTTTTTACTATCCCCATCGGCATGTATGCCCGCTGTTTGTGTAAAAACATTGTCCCCTACGATAGGTTTATTGGCAGGTATTCCGAAACCTGTGAAGGCCGAAACCAATTTACTTACTTTAAAGAGCGATGGTTCTTTGATGGAAATTTCTATTTCAGGTAAAAAATCGTTCACCACGGCCACGACACTTGCCATTGGTGCATTTCCTGCACGTTCGCCCATACCGTTGACGGTCAGGTGCAAACCATGACAGCCTGCTTTAATAGCTTCCATGACATTGGCAACGCTAAGGTCATAATCATTATGACCATGAAAGTCAAAATGTAATTCGGGATATTTTTGTACGATCTGTGATATAAAACTATAGGTTTCATAATGGGTCAATACCCCTAAGGTATCGGGCAACATGATCCTTTTTACTGGTTGTTTGGATAAAAATTCCAGAAATTGGAAAACATACTCAGGGGAATTTCGCATGCCATTGCTCCAATCCTCAAGATATACATTGGTTTCAATACCCATTTCATTGGCCTTGGCTATGGTTTCGGATATTTCCGCAAAATGCCGCTCTGGTGTCTTTTTGAGTTGATGGGTCAAATGGTTTAAAGACCCCTT encodes the following:
- a CDS encoding alpha-isopropylmalate synthase regulatory domain-containing protein, which encodes MKKRKIEIMDTTLRDGEQTSGVSFSVSEKLTLAKLLLEELQVDRIEVASARVSDGELQSVQQITKWAFEKGYLNNVEVLTFVDNGVSLKWMEAAGAKVQNLLTKGSLNHLTHQLKKTPERHFAEISETIAKANEMGIETNVYLEDWSNGMRNSPEYVFQFLEFLSKQPVKRIMLPDTLGVLTHYETYSFISQIVQKYPELHFDFHGHNDYDLSVANVMEAIKAGCHGLHLTVNGMGERAGNAPMASVVAVVNDFLPEIEISIKEPSLFKVSKLVSAFTGFGIPANKPIVGDNVFTQTAGIHADGDSKKNLYFNDLLPERFGRKRKYALGKTSGKANIQKNLQELGLTLNDEELKKVTQRIIELGDKKERVTKEDLPYIISDVLDSGSLQQKVFVKSYVLTHSKGLQPSTSLAVEIEGESYEEHAQGDGQFDAFMNALRKVYRSKKISLPNLIDYAVRIPPGSNSDALCETLITWEHDNKEFTTRGLDSDQTVSAIKATEKMLNII